From one Microlunatus sp. Gsoil 973 genomic stretch:
- the hisS gene encoding histidine--tRNA ligase, whose translation MARPKPLSGFPEFLPEGRIVEQHVLGRLQRTFELHGFASIETRAVEPLDRLAKGGEIDKEIYAVRRLSAGDEAADELGLHFDLTVPFARYVLENSGHLQFPFRRYQIQKVWRGERPQEGRYREFTQADIDIVGNGDLAAHHDVELPLVLLEAMEALHRDLGLPPVLMHVNNRKLAQGFYTALGIDDVAGVLRTVDKYDKIGPESVRELLVNEVGLDPSQAGLCTRLAEINTTDASFVDQVKSLGVSGDLLDDGVGELATLVEAAGDQQPGRLVADLKIARGLDYYTGSVYETELVGFGSIGSIASGGRYDSLASDGRTSFPGVGISFGVTRTLVPLLGKGHLTASRPVPTCVLVAVDSEERRGAAIAVAAKLRKRGIPTEVAPKADKFGKQIRYADRRSIPYVWFTSADAGVGGEVKDIRSGEQLPADPSRWQPDEEDLSPRVHGVWDPAS comes from the coding sequence GTGGCTCGTCCCAAACCGCTGTCCGGCTTTCCCGAGTTCCTGCCCGAGGGACGGATCGTGGAACAGCATGTGCTGGGTCGGCTGCAACGGACCTTCGAGCTGCACGGCTTCGCCTCCATCGAGACCCGGGCCGTCGAGCCGCTGGACCGGCTGGCCAAGGGCGGGGAGATCGACAAGGAGATCTATGCGGTACGCCGGCTCAGTGCCGGTGACGAGGCCGCCGACGAACTTGGCCTGCACTTCGACCTGACCGTACCTTTCGCCCGCTATGTGCTGGAGAACTCCGGACACCTGCAGTTCCCGTTCCGTCGCTACCAGATCCAGAAGGTGTGGCGCGGCGAACGGCCGCAGGAGGGCCGTTACCGGGAGTTCACCCAGGCCGACATCGACATCGTCGGCAACGGCGACCTGGCCGCCCACCACGACGTCGAACTGCCCCTGGTGCTGTTGGAGGCGATGGAGGCCCTGCACCGCGATCTCGGGCTGCCGCCCGTGCTGATGCACGTCAACAACCGCAAGCTGGCGCAGGGCTTCTACACGGCGCTGGGCATCGACGATGTGGCAGGCGTGCTGCGGACCGTCGACAAGTACGACAAGATCGGCCCCGAGTCGGTCCGGGAGCTGTTGGTCAACGAGGTCGGACTCGACCCGTCCCAGGCCGGACTCTGCACCAGGCTCGCCGAGATCAACACCACCGACGCCTCGTTCGTCGACCAGGTGAAGTCGCTCGGCGTCAGCGGTGACCTGCTGGACGACGGTGTCGGCGAACTCGCGACCCTGGTCGAGGCCGCCGGTGATCAACAACCCGGCCGGCTGGTCGCCGACCTGAAGATCGCCCGCGGGCTGGACTACTACACCGGCAGCGTCTACGAGACGGAACTGGTCGGCTTCGGCTCCATCGGATCAATCGCCTCGGGTGGCCGCTACGACTCGCTGGCCAGCGACGGCCGGACCAGCTTTCCGGGCGTCGGCATCAGCTTCGGTGTCACCCGCACCCTGGTGCCGCTGCTCGGCAAGGGCCATCTGACCGCCAGCAGGCCGGTGCCGACCTGCGTACTGGTCGCAGTGGATTCCGAGGAACGACGCGGTGCGGCGATCGCGGTGGCCGCCAAGCTCCGGAAACGCGGCATCCCCACCGAGGTCGCGCCCAAGGCCGACAAGTTCGGCAAGCAGATCCGTTACGCCGACCGCCGGTCGATCCCGTACGTCTGGTTCACCTCGGCAGACGCCGGGGTCGGCGGCGAGGTCAAGGACATTCGCAGCGGCGAGCAGTTGCCCGCCGACCCGTCACGATGGCAGCCCGACGAGGAAGACCTCTCACCCAGGGTCCACGGCGTCTGGGACCCCGCCAGCTGA
- a CDS encoding MBL fold metallo-hydrolase, with translation MVLASFAAGALAANCYVLSAADDRSCVVIDPGMDAVAALDRLLDEHHLIPSLVLLTHGHFDHVASAAAVADRYDAACYIGPGDRALLADPLAGLTSDLAPLVTDYLRGEPAMQPRRLVRLEREPDGRSRLHAAGLTFDLIAAPGHTPGSTLFLTSLPTTSCPEAGTQYDLVFTGDVLFEGTIGRTDLPGGDPHAMNRTLTSTVLSLADETVVLPGHGRRTTIGRERTTNPFLRRLG, from the coding sequence GTGGTGCTCGCCTCCTTTGCTGCCGGTGCGTTGGCCGCGAATTGTTACGTGCTGAGCGCAGCCGACGACCGAAGCTGTGTCGTCATCGATCCCGGGATGGACGCCGTGGCCGCTCTGGATCGGCTGCTCGACGAACACCATTTGATCCCGTCACTGGTGTTGCTGACCCACGGTCACTTCGACCACGTGGCCTCAGCGGCCGCCGTCGCCGACCGGTACGACGCAGCCTGTTACATCGGGCCGGGCGACCGCGCCCTGCTCGCCGATCCACTCGCCGGGCTGACTTCGGACCTGGCGCCGCTGGTGACCGACTACCTGCGCGGGGAGCCGGCTATGCAACCGCGCCGTCTGGTCCGGCTCGAACGGGAGCCGGACGGCAGGTCACGGCTGCATGCCGCGGGGCTGACCTTCGACCTGATCGCCGCGCCCGGGCACACCCCGGGTTCGACCCTGTTCCTGACCAGCCTGCCCACGACGAGCTGTCCGGAGGCAGGCACACAGTACGACCTGGTCTTCACCGGGGACGTACTGTTTGAGGGGACGATCGGCCGCACCGATCTACCCGGTGGCGATCCGCACGCCATGAACCGTACGCTCACCTCGACAGTGCTGTCGCTGGCCGACGAGACGGTGGTCCTGCCCGGACACGGGCGGCGGACCACGATCGGCCGGGAGCGCACCACCAATCCCTTCCTGCGCCGGCTCGGCTGA
- a CDS encoding DUF349 domain-containing protein, with amino-acid sequence MSEDANGAAAATPAPSDGPASFGRVDSDGTVYVRTRDGERAVGQVPDVRPEEALEFFVRRYTALELEVSLLERRVRGGNLSPDDATASIRTVTETVRDANAVGDLDALLARLDALSPLLDQKRAERRAERARQQQETLAAKERFVAEAERLAQSNDWRGGVNRFRSLLDQWKQLPRLDRATDDALWHRFSSARTTYTRRRKAQFAQQAERREAARQAKEQIIAEAQQLADSTDWGPTTGMFRNLMSRWKAAGPAPREVEEDLWQRFRGIQDQFFSAKQAALSAQDSEFRDNQRAKESLLDEIETVLPVTDVDAAKAAFRDFLDRWSQIGKVPREAMRPMDSRLRAVETAIRNAEEERWRRTNPEARARAEDTAAKLEAQIAQLEERAAKAAARGDTKAAREASESASTYRQWLTQAQQAADEFRPE; translated from the coding sequence ATGAGCGAAGACGCAAACGGGGCCGCTGCGGCGACGCCCGCTCCGTCTGATGGCCCGGCAAGCTTTGGGCGAGTCGACAGCGACGGGACGGTCTACGTCCGGACCAGGGACGGCGAGCGCGCCGTCGGACAGGTCCCCGACGTCAGGCCGGAGGAGGCGCTGGAGTTCTTCGTCCGCCGGTACACCGCGCTCGAACTCGAGGTGTCGCTGTTGGAACGCCGCGTCCGGGGCGGGAACCTGTCCCCCGACGATGCCACAGCATCGATCCGTACGGTGACCGAGACCGTACGCGATGCCAACGCGGTCGGCGATCTCGACGCCCTGCTGGCCCGGCTGGACGCGCTCAGCCCACTGCTGGACCAGAAGCGTGCCGAACGCCGGGCTGAGCGTGCCCGGCAGCAGCAGGAGACGCTGGCAGCCAAGGAGCGATTCGTCGCCGAGGCCGAACGGCTGGCGCAGAGCAACGACTGGCGGGGCGGGGTCAACCGCTTCCGGTCACTGCTGGATCAATGGAAGCAACTTCCCCGCCTCGACCGGGCGACCGACGACGCGCTGTGGCACCGCTTCTCCAGCGCCCGGACCACCTACACCCGGCGACGCAAGGCGCAGTTCGCCCAGCAGGCCGAACGCCGGGAGGCGGCGCGCCAGGCCAAGGAGCAGATCATCGCCGAGGCCCAGCAGTTGGCCGATTCGACCGACTGGGGCCCGACCACCGGCATGTTCCGCAATCTGATGAGCCGGTGGAAGGCGGCCGGCCCGGCACCGCGTGAGGTCGAGGAGGATCTCTGGCAGCGGTTCCGCGGCATCCAGGACCAGTTCTTCTCGGCCAAGCAGGCCGCACTGTCGGCCCAGGACTCGGAGTTCCGGGACAATCAACGGGCCAAGGAGTCGCTGCTCGACGAGATCGAGACGGTGCTTCCGGTGACCGACGTCGATGCGGCCAAGGCGGCCTTCCGGGACTTCCTTGACCGCTGGTCGCAGATCGGCAAGGTGCCGCGGGAGGCGATGCGTCCGATGGACAGCCGGCTGCGAGCGGTGGAGACGGCGATCCGCAACGCCGAGGAGGAGCGCTGGCGGCGGACCAATCCCGAGGCCAGGGCGCGGGCGGAGGACACGGCGGCCAAACTCGAGGCGCAGATCGCCCAACTCGAGGAGCGCGCCGCCAAGGCCGCTGCCCGGGGCGACACCAAGGCTGCCCGGGAGGCGTCGGAGAGCGCGTCGACCTACCGGCAGTGGCTCACTCAGGCGCAGCAGGCAGCCGACGAGTTCCGTCCGGAGTGA
- a CDS encoding bifunctional (p)ppGpp synthetase/guanosine-3',5'-bis(diphosphate) 3'-pyrophosphohydrolase, translating into MNESATAIGSDTSAEQNGPDRTIGRPADDSRTRERRAPSTPPTPVRATTGPEQPRVRMRQRIARFGNSKPQTPVLDALFKTVRANHPRADTALLERAYRTAERLHAGQLRKSGDPYITHPLAVTQILAELGMTEPTLCAALLHDTVEDTPYTLAELSREFGEEVALLVDGVTKLDRVKYGESAESETIRKMIVAMSRDIRVLVIKLADRLHNMRTLHHLRPDRQSRKATETLEIYAPLAHRLGMNRIKWELEDLAFSTLHPKVYDEIVRLVAEAAPKRDEFLARVIDEVTDDLRVAKIKATVTGRPKHYYSIYQKMVVRGRDFSEIYDLVGLRILVETPRDCYAALGVMHVRWNPLPGRFKDYIAMPKFNLYQSLHTTVLGPGGKPVELQIRTEDMHRRAEYGVAAHWKYKQDAKGGVPAPAKGSADDLVWVRQLLDWQRETADPGEFLDSLRFEINSSEVFCFTPKGDVIALPSGATPVDFAYSIHTEVGHRCVGARVNGRLVPLESALSNGDVVEVFTSKAEGAGPSRDWLAFVKSARARNKIRHYFTRERREESIEQGKEILAKHLRKAGLPLQRLLTVEHLTAVANHFRLADVDALYAAIGEGNVGAAAAVNRLISVEGGEDAAVDETSEDRVATGRRRHKGGGSETGIEVVGATDLWVKLAKCCTPVPGDPIMGFVTRGSGVSVHRTDCVNADSLQAQPERLVDVTWAPGAQSSYLVAIQVEALDRNRLLSDITRALSDQHVNILSAALNTSKNRICKAKFTFETADPTHLDHVLQVVRGIPGVFDAYRINQ; encoded by the coding sequence TTGAACGAATCTGCAACCGCCATCGGCTCCGACACCTCGGCCGAGCAGAACGGGCCGGATCGGACGATCGGGCGGCCGGCTGACGACAGCCGGACGCGGGAACGTCGTGCGCCGTCGACGCCGCCGACCCCGGTCCGCGCGACGACCGGACCGGAACAGCCGCGGGTGCGGATGCGCCAGCGGATCGCGCGGTTCGGCAACAGCAAGCCGCAGACCCCGGTGCTCGACGCACTGTTCAAGACCGTCCGGGCCAACCATCCGAGGGCCGACACCGCGCTGCTGGAGCGCGCCTACCGGACCGCCGAGCGCCTGCACGCCGGACAACTCCGCAAGAGCGGCGACCCGTACATCACCCATCCCCTGGCCGTCACTCAGATCCTCGCCGAACTGGGCATGACCGAGCCGACCCTGTGTGCCGCCCTGCTGCACGACACGGTGGAGGACACGCCGTACACGCTGGCCGAGCTGAGCCGTGAATTCGGCGAGGAGGTCGCGCTGCTGGTCGACGGCGTGACCAAGCTGGACAGGGTCAAGTACGGCGAGTCCGCAGAGTCGGAGACCATCCGCAAGATGATCGTGGCGATGAGCCGCGACATCCGGGTGCTGGTGATCAAGCTCGCCGACCGGCTGCACAACATGCGGACGCTGCACCATCTGCGGCCGGACCGGCAGAGCCGCAAGGCGACCGAAACCCTGGAGATCTACGCCCCGCTGGCCCACCGGTTGGGCATGAACCGGATCAAGTGGGAGCTGGAGGACCTGGCGTTCTCCACCCTGCACCCCAAGGTGTACGACGAGATCGTCCGGCTGGTCGCCGAGGCCGCACCGAAACGCGACGAGTTCCTGGCACGGGTGATCGACGAGGTCACCGACGACCTGCGGGTCGCCAAGATCAAGGCGACCGTCACGGGCAGGCCGAAGCACTACTACTCGATCTACCAGAAGATGGTGGTACGGGGCCGGGACTTCTCCGAGATCTACGACCTGGTCGGGTTGCGCATCCTGGTCGAGACGCCGCGGGACTGTTACGCGGCGCTCGGCGTGATGCATGTCCGCTGGAACCCCCTTCCCGGGCGGTTCAAGGACTACATCGCCATGCCCAAGTTCAACCTGTACCAGTCCCTGCACACCACAGTGCTGGGTCCGGGCGGCAAGCCGGTCGAGTTGCAGATCCGCACCGAGGACATGCACCGTCGGGCCGAGTACGGTGTCGCGGCGCACTGGAAGTACAAGCAGGACGCCAAGGGCGGCGTACCGGCGCCTGCGAAGGGTTCGGCCGACGACCTGGTCTGGGTGCGGCAGTTGCTCGACTGGCAGCGGGAGACCGCCGACCCGGGTGAGTTCCTGGACTCGCTGCGCTTCGAGATCAACTCCTCCGAGGTCTTCTGCTTCACCCCGAAGGGCGACGTGATCGCGTTGCCGTCGGGCGCCACGCCGGTCGACTTCGCCTACTCCATCCACACCGAGGTCGGCCACCGGTGCGTTGGCGCCCGGGTCAACGGACGGCTGGTGCCGCTGGAGTCTGCGCTGTCCAACGGCGATGTGGTCGAGGTGTTCACCTCCAAGGCCGAGGGCGCCGGACCGAGCCGGGACTGGCTGGCCTTCGTCAAGAGCGCCCGGGCGAGGAACAAGATCCGGCATTACTTCACCCGGGAACGGCGTGAGGAGTCCATCGAACAGGGCAAGGAGATCCTTGCCAAGCATCTGCGCAAGGCCGGCCTGCCGCTGCAGCGGCTGCTGACCGTCGAGCACCTGACCGCGGTCGCCAACCACTTCCGGCTGGCCGATGTCGACGCCCTGTACGCCGCGATCGGCGAGGGTAACGTCGGCGCGGCGGCGGCGGTGAACCGGCTGATCAGTGTCGAGGGTGGCGAGGACGCTGCGGTCGACGAGACCAGTGAGGACCGGGTCGCCACCGGCCGGCGCCGGCACAAGGGTGGCGGCAGCGAGACCGGCATCGAGGTCGTCGGCGCAACCGATCTGTGGGTCAAACTCGCCAAGTGCTGTACGCCGGTGCCGGGCGATCCGATCATGGGCTTCGTGACCCGAGGCTCCGGGGTGTCGGTGCACCGGACCGACTGTGTGAACGCCGACAGCCTGCAGGCCCAACCGGAACGGCTGGTCGATGTCACCTGGGCCCCAGGTGCCCAGAGCTCTTACCTGGTGGCGATCCAGGTCGAGGCGCTCGATCGGAACCGGCTCCTCTCCGACATCACCCGCGCGCTGTCCGACCAGCATGTCAATATCCTGTCGGCCGCGCTGAACACCTCGAAGAACCGGATCTGCAAGGCCAAGTTCACCTTCGAGACCGCCGACCCGACCCATCTTGATCATGTCCTGCAGGTGGTCCGCGGTATCCCCGGCGTCTTCGACGCCTACCGCATCAACCAGTGA
- a CDS encoding TrkA family potassium uptake protein, translating to MSQTLVNLPTHQSSPGRQLAARGLVALGLLALIVGIVYIDRGAYNDSYDGSVSLIDAIYYATVTITTTGYGDITPVLPHARIINAILVTPLRIAFLVLLVGTTLEVLATQGRRIFLDSRWRKRMRNHAVVVGYGTKGRSAVQTLIDTKYSPERMVIIDGRPGVIAEANLEGFAGISGDGTRREILRRAEISKAHDVIITLDRDDSAILVTLTVRQLNPSAHIVVAVREQDNASLLRQSGADAVITSSEAVGRVVGLSTISPNLGSIIEDLLTADQGLEIAERQVSAEEVGHGPADIRDERVLGVVRNRTLRQFSDPTVAKLETGDQLVVVRHAPKSSGERKSG from the coding sequence ATCAGCCAGACGCTGGTCAACCTGCCGACCCACCAGTCCTCCCCGGGCCGCCAACTGGCCGCCCGCGGCCTGGTCGCGCTCGGCCTGTTGGCGCTGATCGTCGGGATCGTCTACATCGACCGGGGCGCCTACAACGACAGTTACGACGGGTCGGTCTCGTTGATCGATGCGATCTACTACGCCACTGTCACGATCACGACCACCGGGTACGGTGACATCACGCCCGTCCTGCCCCATGCCAGGATCATCAACGCCATCCTGGTCACACCGCTGCGGATCGCCTTCCTGGTGCTGCTGGTCGGCACCACCCTGGAGGTCCTCGCCACCCAGGGACGGCGGATCTTCCTTGACTCCCGCTGGAGGAAACGGATGCGTAATCACGCCGTTGTTGTCGGCTACGGGACCAAGGGCCGCAGTGCGGTCCAGACCCTGATCGACACCAAGTACAGCCCGGAACGGATGGTGATCATCGACGGCCGGCCGGGCGTGATCGCCGAGGCCAACCTCGAGGGCTTCGCCGGGATCTCCGGCGACGGCACCCGCCGGGAGATCCTGCGCCGGGCCGAGATCAGCAAGGCCCATGACGTGATCATCACGCTGGACCGGGACGATTCGGCCATCCTGGTGACCCTGACCGTACGGCAGCTCAATCCCAGTGCCCACATCGTCGTCGCCGTCCGGGAACAGGACAACGCCTCGCTGCTGCGGCAGTCGGGCGCGGATGCGGTGATCACCTCCTCCGAGGCCGTCGGTCGGGTGGTCGGCCTGAGCACGATCAGCCCGAACCTGGGCAGCATCATCGAGGACCTGTTGACCGCCGACCAGGGTCTGGAGATCGCCGAGCGACAGGTGTCGGCCGAGGAGGTCGGTCACGGCCCGGCCGACATCCGCGACGAGCGGGTGCTCGGAGTCGTCCGGAACCGGACGCTGCGGCAGTTCAGCGACCCCACCGTCGCGAAGTTGGAAACCGGCGACCAACTGGTGGTGGTACGGCACGCGCCGAAATCCTCCGGCGAGCGGAAGTCCGGCTGA
- a CDS encoding adenine phosphoribosyltransferase, translating to MNNQTWIDLIRDIPDFPEPGVVFKDITPLIGSPGGFGAVINELATNVPNDIDVVVGMEARGFIFGAPVALSLGTGFVPVRKPGKLPGEVITTEYELEYGTNSLSVHRDAVGDGARVLIVDDILATGGTVAATAKLIKELGADLVAVAVVMELDFLNGRKYLSEQGIDEVIALTHVEG from the coding sequence ATGAACAATCAGACCTGGATCGACCTGATCCGCGACATTCCCGATTTCCCCGAGCCGGGCGTGGTGTTCAAGGACATCACACCCCTGATCGGGTCCCCGGGCGGCTTCGGCGCAGTGATCAACGAACTGGCGACGAACGTCCCCAACGACATCGACGTGGTCGTCGGTATGGAGGCCCGCGGCTTCATCTTCGGCGCCCCGGTGGCGCTGTCGCTGGGTACCGGCTTCGTCCCGGTTCGCAAGCCGGGCAAGCTGCCCGGCGAGGTGATCACCACCGAATACGAACTCGAGTACGGCACCAACTCCCTCAGCGTGCACCGCGACGCCGTCGGTGACGGTGCCCGGGTACTGATCGTCGACGACATCCTGGCCACCGGCGGCACCGTGGCGGCGACCGCAAAGTTGATCAAGGAACTCGGCGCGGATCTGGTTGCCGTGGCCGTTGTGATGGAACTGGATTTCCTCAACGGACGCAAGTATCTCAGCGAGCAGGGGATCGACGAGGTCATCGCGCTGACCCACGTCGAGGGCTGA
- the secF gene encoding protein translocase subunit SecF, which yields MSRLGNLGHGLYTGEVSFDFVGRWRRWFIISAVAILIVVAGFALRGLNLGIEFTGGAEFQIPASTDQATIQKVEDALANSGVPHAGDAEVTRVGNSTIRVETSTLNTASEVPQVKDALAEATGAPVDQINYNLIGASWGGQITERGIVALVVFLVVVSLVLWAYMRNAKMSGAALVALLHDLVITLGVYAVVGFSFTPESLIGMLTILGYSLYDTVVVFDKVRENTRNLTGSATRTYSEAANLAVNQTLVRSINTTVIGVLPVAALLFAGGVILHTGPLEDLALALFVGMISGAYSSIFIATPLLALWKEREPDMIRQTKRVATRRARDAARERGEEPPSRSRRRTATPSRRTATSTAGTGSATLTAEGTDDRGDETAADGEDDSGSSAQDRLTDQDAPGDRAPSPGRITLAVRDHGTGGRGETDARRDRLSDRAAGRPQPQRKPRSERKK from the coding sequence ATGTCCCGTCTCGGCAACCTCGGCCACGGTCTCTACACCGGTGAGGTGTCCTTCGACTTTGTCGGCAGATGGCGCCGCTGGTTCATCATCTCCGCCGTCGCGATCCTGATCGTCGTCGCGGGGTTCGCCCTCCGCGGCCTCAACCTCGGCATCGAGTTCACCGGGGGCGCCGAGTTCCAGATTCCCGCCAGCACCGACCAGGCGACCATCCAGAAGGTCGAGGACGCGCTGGCCAACAGCGGCGTCCCGCACGCGGGCGATGCCGAGGTCACCCGGGTCGGCAACAGCACCATCCGGGTGGAGACGTCGACGCTGAACACCGCCAGCGAGGTGCCGCAGGTCAAGGACGCGCTGGCCGAGGCGACCGGGGCGCCGGTCGACCAGATCAACTACAACCTGATCGGCGCATCCTGGGGCGGTCAGATCACTGAACGCGGGATCGTCGCCCTGGTGGTGTTCCTGGTCGTGGTCAGCCTGGTGCTGTGGGCCTACATGCGCAACGCCAAGATGTCGGGCGCCGCGCTGGTCGCGCTGTTGCACGACCTGGTGATCACCCTGGGCGTTTACGCCGTGGTCGGCTTCAGCTTCACCCCCGAGTCGTTGATCGGGATGCTGACCATCCTCGGCTACTCGCTGTACGACACCGTCGTCGTCTTCGACAAGGTTCGGGAGAACACCCGCAACCTGACCGGGAGCGCGACCAGAACCTACAGCGAGGCGGCCAACCTGGCCGTCAACCAGACCCTGGTCCGGTCGATCAACACCACCGTGATCGGCGTACTGCCGGTCGCTGCGCTGCTGTTCGCCGGCGGCGTCATCCTGCACACCGGTCCGCTGGAGGACCTGGCACTGGCCCTGTTCGTCGGGATGATCTCCGGCGCGTACTCCTCGATCTTCATCGCCACCCCGCTGCTTGCGCTGTGGAAGGAACGCGAGCCGGACATGATCCGCCAGACCAAACGGGTCGCCACCCGACGCGCCCGCGACGCCGCCCGGGAACGCGGCGAGGAGCCCCCGTCGCGCAGCCGGCGGCGTACCGCAACGCCGTCCCGACGGACGGCGACCTCGACCGCCGGCACCGGGTCGGCGACCCTGACCGCCGAGGGCACCGATGACCGGGGCGACGAGACCGCGGCCGACGGTGAGGACGACAGTGGGAGCAGCGCCCAGGACAGGCTGACCGACCAGGACGCGCCGGGGGACCGGGCTCCCAGCCCGGGCCGGATCACCCTGGCGGTGCGGGACCATGGCACAGGCGGTCGCGGAGAGACCGACGCACGACGTGACAGACTGTCCGATCGTGCGGCCGGCAGGCCCCAGCCCCAACGCAAGCCCCGCAGTGAACGGAAGAAGTAG
- the secD gene encoding protein translocase subunit SecD, with the protein MTVASKVGHPLRTLVACFIVIAVLYGVMAVTKSWTPRLGLDLSGGTTITLTARNISGKGGVSATSLDQARTIIQQRVDGLGVGESQVTTAGGNQIIVSAPNVQRDELIQQVGQTAELRFRAVYDQQQTTPTSKPGDNSKAGSPSDSGTASAEPSSSPSPRSTATAKSKGNGRPAPALPTEPPAPAAPFPTDKTKAVPADQAINWQPSSDVQSAFASFTCPRDTDTYTDVADKPLFACDEAGTTKYLLGPTVISGNELTSASAGLGQQGSIGWQVDLGLNGKGASQFQNVTGVLATRQSPQNQFAIVLDGTVVSAPYVDKAIPGGQATISGGDMNQQRAQNLANVLRYGQLPLAFEISSVDTVSASLGGEQLQAGLIAGAVGMALVLIFCFLYYRGLGLVVIASLAVAFGTTYASMVLLGAAVGFALSLAGIAGAIVAIGVTADSFVIYFARIRDEVGEGRTIRTAVETGWRRARQTILVADAVSFLSALILFIVAIGSVRGFAFTLGLTTIIDVVVVFLFTKPLVTLLSRTKFFGGGHKLSGLDARHLGVQALPGNRRRVRAASATAGRSTGSDA; encoded by the coding sequence CTGACCGTGGCATCCAAGGTCGGCCACCCGCTGCGCACTCTGGTGGCCTGCTTCATCGTCATCGCCGTGTTGTACGGCGTGATGGCGGTGACCAAGAGCTGGACCCCGAGACTCGGCCTCGACCTGAGCGGTGGAACCACGATCACGCTGACCGCGCGGAACATCAGCGGAAAGGGCGGGGTCAGCGCGACCAGCCTCGACCAGGCCCGGACGATCATCCAGCAGCGGGTCGACGGGCTCGGCGTGGGGGAGAGCCAGGTCACCACCGCCGGCGGCAACCAGATCATTGTCAGCGCGCCGAACGTGCAGCGCGATGAACTGATCCAGCAGGTTGGGCAGACCGCGGAGCTGCGGTTCCGTGCCGTCTACGACCAGCAGCAGACCACTCCGACCTCCAAGCCGGGAGACAACTCCAAGGCGGGTTCACCGAGCGACTCCGGCACGGCATCGGCCGAACCTTCGTCGAGTCCGTCGCCGAGGTCGACGGCGACTGCGAAGTCCAAGGGCAACGGACGTCCCGCGCCGGCACTGCCGACCGAGCCGCCGGCACCCGCGGCGCCGTTCCCGACCGACAAGACCAAGGCTGTACCGGCGGACCAGGCGATCAACTGGCAGCCCAGCAGTGACGTGCAGAGCGCATTCGCCAGCTTCACCTGCCCGCGGGACACCGACACCTACACCGATGTCGCCGACAAGCCGCTGTTCGCCTGCGACGAGGCCGGAACCACCAAGTACCTGCTCGGCCCGACGGTCATCTCCGGCAACGAGCTGACCAGCGCCAGCGCCGGCCTGGGGCAGCAGGGATCCATCGGCTGGCAGGTGGACCTCGGCCTCAACGGCAAGGGGGCCAGCCAGTTCCAGAACGTCACCGGTGTGCTGGCCACCCGGCAGAGTCCGCAGAACCAGTTCGCCATCGTGCTGGACGGCACCGTGGTGTCCGCGCCGTACGTCGACAAGGCCATCCCGGGTGGGCAGGCGACCATCAGCGGCGGCGACATGAACCAGCAGCGGGCGCAGAACCTGGCCAACGTGCTGCGCTACGGCCAACTGCCGCTGGCCTTCGAGATCTCCAGCGTGGACACCGTCTCAGCGAGCCTCGGCGGTGAGCAATTGCAGGCCGGCCTGATCGCCGGCGCCGTCGGCATGGCCCTGGTGCTGATCTTCTGCTTCCTCTATTACCGCGGCCTGGGACTGGTGGTCATCGCCTCGCTGGCCGTCGCCTTCGGAACGACATACGCGTCCATGGTGCTGCTCGGTGCGGCCGTCGGCTTCGCGCTCAGCCTCGCCGGCATCGCCGGCGCGATCGTGGCGATCGGTGTCACCGCCGACAGCTTCGTGATCTACTTCGCCCGAATACGCGACGAGGTGGGCGAGGGCCGCACCATCCGGACTGCGGTCGAGACCGGCTGGCGGCGCGCCCGGCAGACCATTCTGGTCGCCGACGCGGTCTCGTTCCTCTCGGCGCTGATCCTGTTCATTGTCGCGATCGGCTCGGTGCGCGGCTTCGCGTTCACCCTCGGGTTGACCACGATCATCGACGTTGTGGTGGTGTTCCTCTTCACCAAGCCGCTGGTCACCCTGCTGTCCCGGACGAAGTTCTTCGGCGGGGGCCACAAGCTGTCCGGACTCGACGCCCGCCATCTCGGCGTCCAGGCGCTGCCGGGCAACCGGCGACGTGTCAGGGCGGCATCGGCCACCGCGGGCCGCTCAACCGGGAGTGATGCGTGA